The sequence below is a genomic window from Novosphingobium sp. KACC 22771.
TGTTCCGACGCCTTCAAAATCACCGCATTGCCGCAGGCCAAGGGCGTGGCAATCGCGCGCACGCCAAGGATGATCGGCGCATTCCACGGCGCAATGCCCAGGATCACGCCCACCGGCTCACGCAGCGCCATGGCCAGGCAGCCGGGCTTGTCCGAGGGGATCACTTCGCCCGAAATCTGGGTGGTCAGGCTGGCCGCCTCGCGCACCATGGAAACGGCAAGGCCAAGGTTGAACATCGCCCAACCGGCGGTCGCCCCGATCTCGCCCATCATCGCGGCGACAAAATCATCCTTCTTGCTGGCAAGCGCATCGGCCGCCTTTTGCAGCACCGCGCGCCGCGCGTTCGGGCCCATCGCCCCCCATGCAGGCTGGGCCGCCGCAGCACGCGCCGCAATGCCCGCCATCTCGCCCGCCTGCATCGCCAACGCCGACGAGGCAACATCGCCCGTCACCGGGTTCAATCTCGTGAATTCCATCATGCGCATCCTAACCGAGGCGGGTTGATCGGTCAGGTTCCGTCAGCCCTCGCCATCACTGTCGAGGGTTCACGGTGGCAAAATTTTCGACTCCTGTCTATAAAAAGAACTATGTTCTATTAAACAGAACGATCAAAATCACTCTCAATGCACATGGGCCTGAAAGAATTTGGCGATGACCGAGAAGGCCTCGCGCGCTTCGGGCACGCGGATGTCATAGAAAAAGGCGTGGCGTCCACCTTCCCACATATGCAGGCGCGCATCGACCCCGGCCTTGACCAGCTTGCTGTGCAGATAGACGGCGCTGCTCATGGCGAAATCGCGGGTACCCACGATAACCAGCGTGGGAGGGAAATGCGCCAGCACCTTGGGATCGGCGGCAGGAAAGGCATTGGCATCGCCCGCATCGGCCCCGCGCATATAACCAAGCGGAGGAGAGGGGGTAGCCGATGGCAGGGGCGGCATATCGCCATCGCCCAAAGCCATGCCGGTAAAGCGCGAATCCCCGCCCATGCCCGGATCGCCCCCGGCACAGAAAATCCCCGCAGCCGCAGGGGCGGGCAGATTGTGCGACTGGAACCATGCCAAGGACTGTGCGGTCAACAGGCCGCCCGCCGAGCAGCCGTAAAGGCCGATGCTGCGCGCCGGAATGGTCTTGAGCACCTCGCGATAGACATTGGCGACATCCTGCGATGCGGCCGGAAATTGCGCCGCGGGGGCAAGGCGGTAGTCAACACTGATGACGCGCATGCCGGTCATTGCCGCAACGGGGATCGATTCCATCCCGCCGCATTCGGTAAAGCAGCCGACAAAGCCACCGCCATGGACATTGATCAGCACCTTGCCCTTGGCCGCGCCGGCCTTGGGTTCATAGACCAGCACCGGCACGCCGCCGATCCGGTCCGCACGGATGGAAACGGCAAACGCGGCCTTGGTGCGCTCCAGCCTTGGCCCGAACAGGGCCGCGTTGATCTCGGCCACCGACTTGCCTTTCAGGCTGCGCTCGGTAGTGATGTGTTCGATACGCGAACGGTTGCCCTCCTCGCTCATCAATGGGCTGGAAGGGACGGTCATGGCCGGAACATGGGTCTCGCCCGAGGGGCCGATGTCCAGCGCCTGGGCATGAAGCGCCCCGCCCGACAGGCAGCAGGCCGCCGCCAGCATTGAAACGAAATTCCTCATTCCCTCGTTTCCTTATGATTGCGTCGCGGCGCGACGTTGAAAGATGGCCGAAAGCAGCAGGACCAGCGCGGGAGAAAGCGCGGCGACGTACATATTGTCGATGCCGTGCGGATTGCCCGCCAGATACCAGGCGGTGGTGGCAAACCCGCTGAAGATCAGCGCCGCCACCGCCGCGCGGGGCGAGCCCAGCCATGGCAGATAGACCCCCACCAGTGCGATGATCGCGATGGACAGCCGCAGGGCGCGGGTAAAGAAAGACAGTTCCAGAATATTGGGCGCAAAGAACACGCAGAGCAGGGGCAACAGACCCACCGCCAGCGCCACGCGCCGTGTGGCCTGCAATTCACCTTCGCCCTCCGGCCGGAACCACGGGATATAGAAATCGCGCATCACCAGCGCCGTTGTCGCCACCGCCACGGTGCTGACGCTGACCAGCGCCGAAGCGACCAGCGAGAGTGTGACCAGCGAGGCCAGCCCGACCGGCATCTTGCCGATAAAGACGGGCAGGGCGTAGAGGCTGGCCTGATCGGGAAAGAGATAGCGCGCCGCCACCCCGACGAACGCCAGCGCCAAGCCCAGCGGAAGGCAGAGCACCGCCGCCAGAAAAGCCGAACCGCGCGCCGCCTCGGGGCTGCGATTAGCGGCGATGGCCTGAATGATATATTGCGTTGAAAAAATTGCGCCCAGCGTGCCGATGATCCAGGCAAAGATCGTATTGGCCCCTACCGCCCCGGTGATCGTGAAATAGGAAGGCGGCAGCGCGGCCTGCATCGGCGCCAGCCCGCCCGTCATCGAGGCGGCCACGGCCACCAGCACGCCCACGCCGACCAGTTTCAGAATACTGTGCAGCACGGTGACATAGGCGATGCTTTTGAGCCCGCCAAACACGTAATAAACCGCGCTGAACCCCGCGACCACGAAGGTCGAGGCGGTCAGGCCCAAACCCAGCGCCTGCGAGAGGGCGGCCGCTCCGCTGATGTAATTGCCGACATTGACCAGCAGCAGCGCATAGATCATCACCAGCGACACCGCGATCCGCGCGCCATTGCCAAAGCGTTGCTCGACCAGGCCGGAGATCGTGTGCTGCTGGGATGAATAGATCTGGCGCGCAAAGAACAGGCCCAAAAGCCCAAAGCCCACCGAAGCCGAGAGCACCGACCAGCCCGCCGCCATGCCTTTTTCAAAGGCTTCCTGCGCGGTGCCGACGGTGGATTTGGCGCCGATGAATTCCGACATCAACAGCACCGCCACCACCGCCATGGGCAGCGAACGTCCGCCCACCATGAATTGCGCATTGGTCCGGCTGCGCAAATGCCAGGCCCACAGGCTGGTAAGCAGAATATAGACCACCACCGAGCCAACGATAATGGCATGACGCAAGGCAACATTGCCCATCAGGAAACCTCTCATCTATCGGCGCGGTGTTGCCCCGCGTTCCGTTTGGTCTGGCCGTTTGTTTCGGCGCCGGGCCTATTCGGCCAGATCGCGCATCACGCGGATCAGGTCGCTTTTGCCCTCAAACCCGATGCCGGGCAGGTCGGGCATGGTGATATGGCCGTTTTCCACCTTCACCGTGTCGGGAAAACCGCCATAGGGCTGGAAGAGGTCGGGATAGCTCTCATTGCCGCCCAGCCCCAGACCCGCCGCGATATTCAGCGACATCTGATGCCCGCCATGGGGAATACAGCGCGAGGGCGACCAGCCGCATTCATCCAGCGCCTCCAAGGTGCGCATATATTCGACCAGACCGTAGGAAAGCGCGCAGTCGAATTGCAGATAATCGCGATCCGGTCGCATCCCGCCATAGCGCAACAGGTTGCGCGCATCCTGATGGCTGAACAGGTTTTCGCCCGTGGCCATCGGGCCGGGATAGAATTCGGCCAGCGCGGCCTGAAGTTTGTAATCGAGCGGGTCGCCCGCCTCCTCATACCAGAAGAGCGGATATTCGCGCAGGGTCTTGGCGTATTCGATGGCGGTCAGCGTATCGAAACGGCCATTGGCGTCCACCGCCAGTTGCGCATCATTCCCGATTTCCTTGAGCACCGATTCAATGCGGCGAGCGTCAATGGCAAGGCTCTCCCCGCCGATCTTCATCTTCACCACATTATAGCCGCGGTCGATATAGCTGCGCATTTCGGCGCGCAGGGCATCGTCGTCCTTGCCCGGATAGTAATAGCCGCCCGCCGCATAGACGAACACACGCGGGTTCGCCTCACGCCCCTTGCGTTCGGCCAGCAGGCGGAACAAGGGCTTGTCCGCGATCTTGGCAACCGCATCCCAGATGGCCATGTCAATCGTGCCCACCGCCACCGAGCGTTCGCCATGGCCGCCCGGCTTTTCATTGGTCATCAATGTTTTCCAGACTTTGGCCGGGTCGAAATTCTCGCCGGTTTCATCCAGCAGGGCGGCGGGTTCCGCTTCCTTCAGCCGGTCGGCAAAGCGTTCGCGGATCAAGCCGCCCTGACCATAACGGCCATTGGAATTGAAACCATAGCCCACCACGCGGCGGCCGTTGCGCTCAATATTGGTGACCACGGCGACAAGGCTGGCGGTCATTTTGGAAAAGTCGATATAGGCGTTGCGGATCGGCGACGAGATAGGCTTCGTCACCTCCACGATGTCGATGATGCGAGGAGTGGTCACGGGTTCAACCTTTTGAAAATGGGGGGAGGGGGGCCTCAGAGCGAGGCGCCCCCGCAGATCACGATTTCCTGCCCGGTCAGCGCGCCTGCCTCGGGAGAGAGCAGGAAGGCGACGCAGGCGGCGATTTCATCGGGTTCGATAAAGCGGCCAATCGGCGGCAGTACCGGCGGCACATCCGCGCGGTCGGCACGCTGCAACATGCCGGTGGCGGTGGCGGCGGGGGCCACGATATTGGCGGTGATGGCGTGCGGCGCCAGTTCGGCGGCAAAGGAGCGGATCAGCGCCACCATCGCCGCCTTGGTTGCGGCATACTGGCCTTTGCCCGCGGCGCCGCGACTGGTGCGGCTGCCGATGGCGACGACGCGTCCGCCTGCGCCCATGGCGGGGCAGAGCGCCTGCATCAGCAGGGTCAGCGCGCGGACATGGACCGCCCACATCACATCGCCATCATCGACCGAGATGGCATCCAGCGCCCCCGTCCGCATCAGCCCCGCCGCATGGACCAGACCCTGCACGCCACGCAGCCGGGCCGCCACATCGGCAATCCGGGCCGGGTCGGACAGGTCGGCGATAATCTGCGCGGCCAGATGGGGGGCGTCCTGCGCCTCCACCCGGTCCACGCCGATCACATGCCAGCCATCGCGGGCAAGCCGCCGCGCAATGGCCGCGCCAATGCCCGAGGCGCTGCCTGTCACGGCCACGCTTTTGGGGGGCAGGGTGGCCATGGCGCTCAGGCCCCGACCGTGTGGGCGATGCCCGCTGCCGCAACGGCGGCCTTGATGCGGGCCAGCTCCTCGGTGCTGGGGGCAACCGTGGGCGGGCGCATGGTGGCGTTTGCAAAGATGCCTGCGGCCACCATCGCGGCCTTCATGCAGGCATGGGCTTCGCCGGTGGGCTCGCCATCGCCATAGACGGCATCTTTCAGCGGATCGATCAGACCCTGAATGCGGCGCGCCTCGTTGAGGTCGCCCGCCTTGACCGCATCGAGCAGGTCCATGATGAGGCCGGGGATCAGCGAGGCAAAGCCCACCAGCGCGCCGTCAATGCCCTGGACCATCGAGGCCAACAGATATTCATCGTGACAAGTGAGCAGCGCCTTGTCCGGCGCCACTGCGCGGATTTCTTTCAGATCCTTGGCATATTTGTTCATCTCGCGCGTGCCGATCTTGAAGGCATGGACATGATCCATCTGCGCCAGTTCCGCCAGTAGCGAGGAGGAGAAGGACGCCTTGGTCCAGGCCGGATAGACATGGACCACCAGCGGCAGGCCCGATGCCTTGCCCACGGCCTCGAAATATTCGATCACATGCGAGGGGCGGAAGCCGAAGCGCAGCCAGTGGTGCGGCGGCATGATGTCCAGAGCGGAGGCCCCGGCATCGCGGGCCATGATCGCCTGTTCGGCCGCATCGATCGTGCCCTCGCACACGATGGAGGAGATGATCGGCACCGCGCCATCCACCGCCTTGGCGGTGATGCGCGTTACCTCGGCGCGTTCGCGCGGGGTCAGGGAGAAGACCTCGCCGGTGTGGCCATTGGTCATCAGGGCCTTGATGCCCCGTTGGCCCGAAAGCCAGCGGGCAAAGCGGGTCAGAGCCTGCTCATCAATGCTGTAATCATCCCGAAAGGGGACGGCGATGGCGGGAATAAGGCCCTTGAGGTCAAGCTGGGTGGTCACCGGTGGTTATCTCCTGTGTGAAATGTCTATGGGGTCAATGGATGGGCGGCGGTGGCGCCGGCGGCGCGCACGGCCAGTGAGAGACGACGGGCCGCTTCGCAGGTCACTTCGCGGGCCGCTTCGATAAATTCGTCAAGGCTTTGCCCAAAAGCGGGCGAGGCCACGCTGAGCGCGGCAATCGGGATGCCGTCGATATCGGTGATCGGTGCGGCCAGCACGCGCAGGCCCGTCACCGTTTCCTGATCGGAGACTGCAAAACCATCACGCCGGACCTTGGCGATCTCCGTCAAAATCTGGTCGATATCGACGACGGTATATTGCGTCAGTTGCTTGGGCGGATGGGCCTCGAGAATGGCGCGTTCATCGTCGATGGGCAGATGCGCCAGAATGGCCCGGCCCAGCGCCGATGAGAAAGCGGGCACGCGGTTGCCCACGCGCACATCGACGGCAAGGCGTTGCAGCCCTGCCTGAATGCGTTCGACATAGACCACTTCGGGCCCGTCAAGCACACCGATCGAAGCCGCCTCGATCCGATCGCCAACCAATTGCCGCAGCAGGGGCCGCCCCAGCGAGCGGATATCGGATCGGGCAATCGCGTTAAAGCCCAGGTCGAGGCATTTGAACGTCAGCCGGAAGCGGCGGCTGTCGGGCACCTTTTCCACATAGCCGAGCGAAACCAGCGTGTTGAGCATGCGAAAGGCGGTGGCATTGTCCATCCCCGCCGCGCGGGCGACATCGGCAATGACCAGTTCTTCGGCATCGGGGCCAAAGCTTTGCAAAACGGCAAAGGCCTTGACGATGGATTTGACCAGATTCTTTTCATTCTTTTCATCGCTCACGATGAGGCTCCCGGCAGTGCTTGTCCTGTGGCCGGTCTCTACCAGCCGCAGGCCGGAGCACAAAGCGGGAGCGGTTGCCTTCACTTGCGGTGGCTTTCAAAGAAGTCGAAAATTTGCGGCATGGCCGTGTCAAAGGCGCTGGAGTGGGTGCCGCCTTTGATCTCGACATAGGTGGGCTCGATGCCCTTGGCGCGCAGCATGGCCATGTCGGCCTTCATCCGGTTGAGCATGCCCAATTCGTCGCGGTCGCCCACCACGGCCATGATCGGCATATGGGCGAGGCCTGTTACGTCCTCGCCGATCACCCCGCCAATCGCGGCGGGCGCAATCGCGGCCCAACGTTCGGCATAATGCCCGCCGATCCACCATGTGCCGCCGCCGCCCATCGAATTGCCGGTCAGATAGCGGCGCGCCGGATCGACATGATATTCCGCCGCGACACTGTCGGTGACGGCCAGCACATCGGCCTCGCTGCGCTTGACGCGCTGGGCATCGGCGCCGAACAGGCGGCCCATCGTGGGAACCGCTCCATAAGCGCTGTTGATCCGATAGCCCAAGGGGGCCACCACGATCATGCCGTGCTGCTCGGCCAATTGCTGCATCCGGCCACCGGCGCGGCCCAGCATGTTGGTTTCATCAAGGTTTGCGCCGTGGAGCGCCACGACCAGCGGCCATCGGCGATCCGGGGTCCAGTTCAAGGGGACAAAGAGCTGATAGGGGATCAGCTCGCCCGTCTCGGCAAAGCGATAGGCGCGGTTTTGCAGACCCGTGGCATGAGCGACCGGGTCCTTGCCCTTCGCCAGAGCATCGGCAATCGCCTCGGACCGCGCCAAGGCGGCCTTGAAGTCATAGGAAATGACCTCGCGTGTGCCCGCGTTGATCGCCTTGGCCAAGGCGAAAGGATATTCTGCGGTCTGCTTGGCTGCTTCATGCCCCTTGATCCGCGAGAGTTTGGCCATCATCGCGGCGCGGCGCTCGGCCAGACCGTGGATAATGGTGAAAGGCGTGGCCAATTCGTCGCGCATGCCGTCGGGGGCGGTGATCGTGGTGGTCAGCAGATAGAAGCCGTCCGGCACACCCTTGAAGTTGACCGCAATGGCTTGGGGCAGGGCGCCGCCGATGGACCCTGCGGCCAATTCGCGCATCACCGCCCCGCGCTGGGGCGTGGCCGAACTGGTGGTGATGCCCCGCGTCAGGCTGACCGCGTAGCGTGCGCCCGAGGGGGGCGTTACGGGATAGAGCGCCGTCAATTCCAGCTTGGCCTGATCCTGCGACACCACCGGCTCGGAGGTTTTCAGGGTGAGGGCGCCGATCATCTCCTGCGCCGGAGTCCAGGGGTGGCCCAGCACCAGCGCGACCGCCTGCCATGCGCTGCGCCTTGCCTCGGCGGGGGATTGTTTGGCGGCATTGGCCAGCAGGGCATCAACCTTGGCGCTGTCCTCCGGCGTCAGTTTTGCGCCGGGGCGCAGGCTGGCCACGGTCTGCTCCAGCACTTGCTGGGTGGGGCGAAAGGCCAGACGCCAGAGCGCATTGGCCCGCGCCTTTTGCGCCTGATCCGAGCTTTCGTAGTCCGAAAGCACGGTCTGCGCGTGGCTGACGACAGGCGCGAGGATAAGCCCCGCTCCTGCCAGCACCAGCGCGGCTTTGAAACGGCGCGCGCTCACAGGCCAAACCTCATGCCGACCTTGAAGCTGCGGCCGACATAGTCATAGGGGTTGCCGCCAAGGTTGATCGCGGCAATTGCATATTGGGGCGGGTTCTTGTCAAACAGGTTGCTGATATTGATAAAGAATTGCGCCTTGCTGCCGCGCATGTCGAAATCATAGCCCATGTTGAGGTTGAACAGGGCCTGTCCTTCGAACGTGTTTTTGCTGATGCTGTTGCTGGCGGCGGGATCATAGCCTGCCTCGCCCGGCCCTTTGTAGAGCGGCGAATATTTGATCGAGCTGAAGGCGCGCATTTGCAGGCCGATGTTGAACGCCTTGATCCGGTAATTGATATAGGCGGTCCAGTTCCACTTGGACGAGGCGTTTTGATAACCGGCATAGTCGAGCGTGACGCCGTTCGGCCCGGCGATGTCGGTGCTCTTGTAATGCATCAGATTGTTGACAAACAGCGTGGCGTCGATGCTGCCGGGCAGGCCGATGCGTTCCAGACTGGTGCGATAGCCCGCTTCCAAATCAATACCTTGCGTTTGCAGCAGGGATTGGTTGAAGGGCTGGACGAACACTTTTGAAATGCCAAAGGCCGAACTGTCAAAGGTGATGGCCGAACAATAGGACGTCAGGCCGGCATAGCACCGGGCCAACACGTCCGTCGCCGCCACCGAGGCGATGACGTCCTTGACCTTGATATTGTAATAATCGACCGAGAAGCGCAGGCCGCCCAGCGCGCCATGCCCCTGATAGGCCACACCGGCCGAGAAAGTATCGGCCTTTTCCGGCTTCAGGTTGGGATTGCCCACCGTCTGTTGCGGCAGGCGGGCGGATTGGCCGTTGAACGGGTTGACGAAGGAGCCCGTGGCCGAAACCCCGCCCACGAGGAACAGTTCGGAAAGCGAAGGCGCGCGGATATCGCGTGAACGCGTGGCGCGGAAACGCAGGCCCTGCACCGGTTCATAGACCCCGCCGACTTTCCATGTGGTGACGGCGCCGCTGAGGTTATAATCGGTGCGGCGCACCGCGCCATTGGCCGAGAGCGATCGGATCCCGGTAATATCCTTGAGCAGCGGGAGTTCAAGCTCGCCGTAGAATTCCTTGACCGTGGCCGCCCCGCCATAGGACTTGTTGTTACCCGAGGAATAGAGGCCCTGAATCTGGGCGGCATCGGCGGTCTGGGTCAGCGTATCGCGGCGGAATTCGGCCCCCACGGCCGCCGACACATCGCCACCGGGCAGGCGGAACAGCGGGCCGCTGATGTTGAGCGCCGCGTCGTGGCGCACCATGTAATTCATCGTATATTCAATGCCGGAAACGTAATCCTTGGCCGCCTGCGACACATTGCCCGCGCCAAAGGGATTCATCGGCACACAGCCGGACTGCACATTCGCCATCTGTACCGAATTGGTGAGGCGGTTGGCGGCAAAGCCGGGGTTCGAGGCGATCGGCCCGCACACAATATTGCCGCTGCTGTCCTTCACCGCATAGAGTGCGGCGTAGAGATTGGCTTCACGTGTGCCATAGACCTGCGAGTCGATGGTGGAGCGGCCGTAAATATAGGTCGCGTCCCAATTGAAGCGGTCGAAGATTTTGCCCTTGAAACCGGTCGCGAGCTGGAATGTGGTGTAAGTGTTGTTGGCCGAGGTGCCCAGCCAGTCGGTGTCAATGCGGCCCATATTGAAGCTGGCGATATTGCCCGCTGCCATCTGGGCCTTGATACCGGCGGGCAGATAGGGATTATCGGCCATGATCGTGATCGTGGGAGACTGATGATATTGGGAGAAGGTGAAAACGTTGCTGCGCGCATAGTTGATGTCGGCAAAGGCCTTCACATTGTCCGACAGGTCGTAGGACAGCCGCACCATCCCGGCGAATTGCTCCATCGGTTGCTTCAGGTTCCACTGGGACAATGGGCCTGCGCCGCGATTGGACGAGGAGTTGATCATCAGATTGCCCAGCACTGGCCCGCGGGCCAGAGTGTAGGTCGAACCATCCGGGTTAAAGGCCAGCAAGTTGAGCGCGCTTGAGGCAGCGCCGCCCGTGGTCGTGGCGCCGGTGATCACGCCGCCGGGGGTTTGCGTGGCATATTCCACACCGTTGGCCCATCCAAACGCGGCCGTCCCAGCGGCCCGCGTCGCGCCAAAGGCCAGCGGATTGCCCGAATTGCCCGGCTCGACGGCGCTCCAATCGCGGGTGTAGATATTGCCCACGCCGTAATTCTTGTTGTAATCAGCGCCCGCGACAATGTGCAGCCGATCCTCGGCCAGATTGAGGCCAAAGGACAGATTGCCGCCAAATTCCTTGTTGTCGCCCTGTTGCGAAATACCGCTGTAGATCGAGCCGTGGATGCCTTCGAGCCGGTCGAGCAACACGAAATTGGCAACGCCGCCCACCGCATCCGAACCATAGGCCGCCGAGGCGCCGCCGGTCACCACTTCCATCCGCTTGATAAGACCCACCGGGATGATGCTGGTTGATGTCGTGGCCTGCGGATTGGTGGGCACCGGGCGGCGGCCGTCGATCAGAACCAGCGTGCGCTGGGCGCCAAGGCCGCGCAGATTGGCGAGACTTTGCCCGGTCGAGGTCGAACCGGCGTTGCGCTGAACCTGGTTGGGGCCGGAACTGGCACGGAAGGCGGGCAATTGGTTGATGACATCATCCACCGAGGACGGCGCGGTCTGCAGCATCTTGGCTGCGTCCACCACCGTCAGCGGCGTGGGCGATTGGGTTCCCGCGTTTTGAATGCGGCTGCCGGTAACGATGATGTCCTGAACGGTGGGGGTGGACGGATCATCAGGCTTTGCGGCCGATGGGGTGGTGGGTTGGGCGGCGGTGTTCTTGGGTTTGGCGCTCTGGGCCATGGTCGGGCTGGCGGCCACGGCGCTGAACGTGGCCGCGCTCGCTAACAGTGTCAGCTTGAAAGTCCTCACATCCTGTCCCCTTTTATGTTATTCGGATAACGAATTTTTATTCTCGTAAAATCGTATCTCGCACCTTGGGCCAAGTCAAGAAGCGTCGCGATTTTTGGGGGAACGAGAAAAACGTCTATAAAACCGTGGCTTGAATGGATGCAGTCGCTGTTGTCGCCGGGCTATTGAGGCGCTCGGGCGGTTTGCTCATCCCAATGGGGCAAAGCCTTCCTACCGGATTCGCCTGCGCGCAAACCGCTATCGGAAGGTTATGGGCCGGCACCGCTTCGCACCCCCGCACGCATCATGTGCGACACGAATAGGCTGGGGGGCGGGCGTTGGCGATCAGCGCGCAACTATGGCGCGGCGCCTGTGAAAGTCTGCCCCGGTCTGGCGGCAGCTTCCGTTCATTCACTCCGGATCAAAACCGGAGATGGCAGCGGTCTTATTTGACAGCCGAATGGGTCTGATTGCTGCCGGTCAGATAGGCGAAGCACATCTCGCGCAAGGC
It includes:
- a CDS encoding alpha/beta hydrolase gives rise to the protein MRNFVSMLAAACCLSGGALHAQALDIGPSGETHVPAMTVPSSPLMSEEGNRSRIEHITTERSLKGKSVAEINAALFGPRLERTKAAFAVSIRADRIGGVPVLVYEPKAGAAKGKVLINVHGGGFVGCFTECGGMESIPVAAMTGMRVISVDYRLAPAAQFPAASQDVANVYREVLKTIPARSIGLYGCSAGGLLTAQSLAWFQSHNLPAPAAAGIFCAGGDPGMGGDSRFTGMALGDGDMPPLPSATPSPPLGYMRGADAGDANAFPAADPKVLAHFPPTLVIVGTRDFAMSSAVYLHSKLVKAGVDARLHMWEGGRHAFFYDIRVPEAREAFSVIAKFFQAHVH
- a CDS encoding sodium:solute symporter family protein — translated: MGNVALRHAIIVGSVVVYILLTSLWAWHLRSRTNAQFMVGGRSLPMAVVAVLLMSEFIGAKSTVGTAQEAFEKGMAAGWSVLSASVGFGLLGLFFARQIYSSQQHTISGLVEQRFGNGARIAVSLVMIYALLLVNVGNYISGAAALSQALGLGLTASTFVVAGFSAVYYVFGGLKSIAYVTVLHSILKLVGVGVLVAVAASMTGGLAPMQAALPPSYFTITGAVGANTIFAWIIGTLGAIFSTQYIIQAIAANRSPEAARGSAFLAAVLCLPLGLALAFVGVAARYLFPDQASLYALPVFIGKMPVGLASLVTLSLVASALVSVSTVAVATTALVMRDFYIPWFRPEGEGELQATRRVALAVGLLPLLCVFFAPNILELSFFTRALRLSIAIIALVGVYLPWLGSPRAAVAALIFSGFATTAWYLAGNPHGIDNMYVAALSPALVLLLSAIFQRRAATQS
- a CDS encoding dihydrodipicolinate synthase family protein, whose amino-acid sequence is MTTQLDLKGLIPAIAVPFRDDYSIDEQALTRFARWLSGQRGIKALMTNGHTGEVFSLTPRERAEVTRITAKAVDGAVPIISSIVCEGTIDAAEQAIMARDAGASALDIMPPHHWLRFGFRPSHVIEYFEAVGKASGLPLVVHVYPAWTKASFSSSLLAELAQMDHVHAFKIGTREMNKYAKDLKEIRAVAPDKALLTCHDEYLLASMVQGIDGALVGFASLIPGLIMDLLDAVKAGDLNEARRIQGLIDPLKDAVYGDGEPTGEAHACMKAAMVAAGIFANATMRPPTVAPSTEELARIKAAVAAAGIAHTVGA
- a CDS encoding mandelate racemase/muconate lactonizing enzyme family protein, yielding MTTPRIIDIVEVTKPISSPIRNAYIDFSKMTASLVAVVTNIERNGRRVVGYGFNSNGRYGQGGLIRERFADRLKEAEPAALLDETGENFDPAKVWKTLMTNEKPGGHGERSVAVGTIDMAIWDAVAKIADKPLFRLLAERKGREANPRVFVYAAGGYYYPGKDDDALRAEMRSYIDRGYNVVKMKIGGESLAIDARRIESVLKEIGNDAQLAVDANGRFDTLTAIEYAKTLREYPLFWYEEAGDPLDYKLQAALAEFYPGPMATGENLFSHQDARNLLRYGGMRPDRDYLQFDCALSYGLVEYMRTLEALDECGWSPSRCIPHGGHQMSLNIAAGLGLGGNESYPDLFQPYGGFPDTVKVENGHITMPDLPGIGFEGKSDLIRVMRDLAE
- a CDS encoding TonB-dependent receptor plug domain-containing protein, which gives rise to MRTFKLTLLASAATFSAVAASPTMAQSAKPKNTAAQPTTPSAAKPDDPSTPTVQDIIVTGSRIQNAGTQSPTPLTVVDAAKMLQTAPSSVDDVINQLPAFRASSGPNQVQRNAGSTSTGQSLANLRGLGAQRTLVLIDGRRPVPTNPQATTSTSIIPVGLIKRMEVVTGGASAAYGSDAVGGVANFVLLDRLEGIHGSIYSGISQQGDNKEFGGNLSFGLNLAEDRLHIVAGADYNKNYGVGNIYTRDWSAVEPGNSGNPLAFGATRAAGTAAFGWANGVEYATQTPGGVITGATTTGGAASSALNLLAFNPDGSTYTLARGPVLGNLMINSSSNRGAGPLSQWNLKQPMEQFAGMVRLSYDLSDNVKAFADINYARSNVFTFSQYHQSPTITIMADNPYLPAGIKAQMAAGNIASFNMGRIDTDWLGTSANNTYTTFQLATGFKGKIFDRFNWDATYIYGRSTIDSQVYGTREANLYAALYAVKDSSGNIVCGPIASNPGFAANRLTNSVQMANVQSGCVPMNPFGAGNVSQAAKDYVSGIEYTMNYMVRHDAALNISGPLFRLPGGDVSAAVGAEFRRDTLTQTADAAQIQGLYSSGNNKSYGGAATVKEFYGELELPLLKDITGIRSLSANGAVRRTDYNLSGAVTTWKVGGVYEPVQGLRFRATRSRDIRAPSLSELFLVGGVSATGSFVNPFNGQSARLPQQTVGNPNLKPEKADTFSAGVAYQGHGALGGLRFSVDYYNIKVKDVIASVAATDVLARCYAGLTSYCSAITFDSSAFGISKVFVQPFNQSLLQTQGIDLEAGYRTSLERIGLPGSIDATLFVNNLMHYKSTDIAGPNGVTLDYAGYQNASSKWNWTAYINYRIKAFNIGLQMRAFSSIKYSPLYKGPGEAGYDPAASNSISKNTFEGQALFNLNMGYDFDMRGSKAQFFINISNLFDKNPPQYAIAAINLGGNPYDYVGRSFKVGMRFGL
- a CDS encoding SDR family NAD(P)-dependent oxidoreductase, whose amino-acid sequence is MATLPPKSVAVTGSASGIGAAIARRLARDGWHVIGVDRVEAQDAPHLAAQIIADLSDPARIADVAARLRGVQGLVHAAGLMRTGALDAISVDDGDVMWAVHVRALTLLMQALCPAMGAGGRVVAIGSRTSRGAAGKGQYAATKAAMVALIRSFAAELAPHAITANIVAPAATATGMLQRADRADVPPVLPPIGRFIEPDEIAACVAFLLSPEAGALTGQEIVICGGASL
- a CDS encoding IclR family transcriptional regulator → MSDEKNEKNLVKSIVKAFAVLQSFGPDAEELVIADVARAAGMDNATAFRMLNTLVSLGYVEKVPDSRRFRLTFKCLDLGFNAIARSDIRSLGRPLLRQLVGDRIEAASIGVLDGPEVVYVERIQAGLQRLAVDVRVGNRVPAFSSALGRAILAHLPIDDERAILEAHPPKQLTQYTVVDIDQILTEIAKVRRDGFAVSDQETVTGLRVLAAPITDIDGIPIAALSVASPAFGQSLDEFIEAAREVTCEAARRLSLAVRAAGATAAHPLTP
- a CDS encoding PHB depolymerase family esterase, which encodes MSARRFKAALVLAGAGLILAPVVSHAQTVLSDYESSDQAQKARANALWRLAFRPTQQVLEQTVASLRPGAKLTPEDSAKVDALLANAAKQSPAEARRSAWQAVALVLGHPWTPAQEMIGALTLKTSEPVVSQDQAKLELTALYPVTPPSGARYAVSLTRGITTSSATPQRGAVMRELAAGSIGGALPQAIAVNFKGVPDGFYLLTTTITAPDGMRDELATPFTIIHGLAERRAAMMAKLSRIKGHEAAKQTAEYPFALAKAINAGTREVISYDFKAALARSEAIADALAKGKDPVAHATGLQNRAYRFAETGELIPYQLFVPLNWTPDRRWPLVVALHGANLDETNMLGRAGGRMQQLAEQHGMIVVAPLGYRINSAYGAVPTMGRLFGADAQRVKRSEADVLAVTDSVAAEYHVDPARRYLTGNSMGGGGTWWIGGHYAERWAAIAPAAIGGVIGEDVTGLAHMPIMAVVGDRDELGMLNRMKADMAMLRAKGIEPTYVEIKGGTHSSAFDTAMPQIFDFFESHRK